A portion of the Kribbella jejuensis genome contains these proteins:
- a CDS encoding DUF4913 domain-containing protein, with amino-acid sequence MDGEQELFYPHVAEFVEDRLIYLYTRRLGQQFVWCPEWYRHAEALSRLDSIWRAWEHLRLDPATGMSVWWRDHADPHMMALLDPDGPFAACRNNQHTDYPIPPLPVQEPPAGLFFDQRQPNIRGV; translated from the coding sequence GTGGATGGTGAGCAGGAGCTCTTCTACCCGCATGTCGCGGAGTTCGTGGAAGACCGGCTGATCTACCTCTACACGCGCCGCCTCGGCCAGCAGTTCGTCTGGTGCCCGGAGTGGTACCGGCACGCCGAGGCACTCAGCCGGCTGGACTCGATCTGGCGGGCCTGGGAGCACCTGCGGCTGGACCCCGCGACCGGTATGTCGGTGTGGTGGCGCGACCACGCGGACCCGCACATGATGGCGTTGCTCGACCCGGACGGCCCGTTCGCGGCGTGCCGGAACAACCAGCACACCGACTACCCGATCCCGCCACTGCCGGTCCAGGAGCCGCCGGCCGGCCTGTTCTTCGACCAGCGCCAGCCGAACATCCGCGGCGTCTGA